In the Cellulomonas sp. C5510 genome, ACCGCCGCGGCGGTCACGGCCCACAGGCCCTGCTGCGGCGACATGGCGAGCAGCAGGGCCGAGGCCACCACCGGTCCGAGCAGGAACCCCGTCTCCTCGAGGAGCGAGTCGACGCTGTGGAGGAGCTTGACCTGCCGTTCCGTCCGCCCGATCTCGGCCCACGCGGACCTGATGACAGCGTCCACCGCCGCAGGCGCGACCGCGGCGAGTACGCACGCGACGTAGATCAGTACCAGCGCCGCTCGGTCGTCGCCGACGACCGCGACGAACAGCACGAGCGTCACCGCTGCCACGAGCGTCTGCGGCAGCACGACCCGGGACCGCCCGAACCGGTCGATGAGCCGCGCACGGAACGGGGTGCTGAACGTCGCGACGGCGACCCGGACCGCTTGGACGCTCGCTGCGATCACGAGCCCCCGCGTATCGGCGACGGCGATGAGGAGAGCCACGGGGAACGCCGCACCGGCCACCCGACGCACCACGATGATCATGAACAACCACAACGCTCGCGGATCGCCGAGCACCGCACGCTCCGTGCCGGGCGGCCTCATCACGCTGTTCCTCCGACGACGTCCGCGGACTCGTCCACCTCGAGGCGCGCCTGGATCGACGACCGGTGCAGCAGCACGAGCCTGGCGATCGGGTCGCCGCGCTGGATCGAGACGTCACCGGTCGGACGAAATGCCAGCGAGATGCCTCCGGCGCCGATGCTGCGTCGTAGCTGTCGCGCTGTCAGCACGCCCGGCGGGACGTCGATCCCGGGTACCCCGATCGACTGCGTCAGCAGGAAGTACTCGTCCGGGATGTCGACGGAGAAGCCGAGGCGCCACTCCACGGAACCGTCCCCGTTCGGAAGGAACACCGCTTCCCACGCGCCGGAGGAACCCCGGAACTGGTGCAGACGGAGCCACGGAGAACGCGGCGCTGTGATGAAGCCACCGCTGCGGCTCCAGAACTCGGACGTCCCGGCCAGGCGGGCGATCTCGTTCGGATCGGCCTCGGCGTCGACCTGCAGGTCGTGGACGGGCGAGACGGTGACGGTCAACGGGGCCCTGATGATCCAGCCGAGCTCCTGGCCCAGGACCCAGGGAGGGCACGCCTCCGGGTACCGCACGCGCCTGACGTACCGGAAGTGCTGGGCGAGCAGCGTGGCTTCGTCGTGGGCTGCCGTCCGGTCCGTGCGGTGCTTCTCGGGCGGCAATGCCCACTCGTACTCGCGCCGCACCGTCACAGCGGGGATCTCGGCCACCAGTTCTCCTCGTGCCAGGTGGTGGTGCCGGCCTCGGACCGGCCGGGATCCGGCGGGTCTCCTCGAGGGTCGTCAGGTCGATGACGACGACCTCGGAGCGCGCCTCGATCGTCGCGAGCGCGTAGCGCCCGTCGGTGGTGAACGTGATGGCGCGGCCGCCGATGCTGCCGAGCTCGATCTGCGTCACGACGCCGGAGTGGATGTCGATGACCGAGAGGTACGTCGCCTGTGTGTTCGCGACGAAGAGACGACTGCCGGAGGGGTCGAGCGCCGGCGCGTACGGGTGAGCGGTGCTCCCGACGTCGAACGTCTCGACGATCGCGACGTCCTCCACCCGCCCGGTGGCGAGTCCGGCGAGGTCGATCTTCGCAATGACACCGTCTCCCCAGATGCAGACGAACGCCCAGCGGCCATCAGGGGTGATCGCCATGTGCCGCGGGTCGCGACCGGTGCCGATCTGGCGCACCTCGACGTTGAGGGCGAGGTCCACGATCGACAGCGAGTCGGAGCCGGAGTTCGAGACCAGCAGGTACGTGTCGCCCGGTACGATCCCGAGGCCGCGCGGACCGTGGCCGACCTCGATCCGCCGTGCCTCCTCGAGAGAGACGGGGTCGATCTCCGAGATGGTGTTCTGACTCGTGTTCGACACGAACCCTCGTCCGTGGGCGGTGAACTTCACGGCCCCTCGCGGCGCGTTCCCGACGCGGATGCGCTGGAGCAGGCGGTGCTCGTCACCCGCCTTGCCGATCACTGAGATGGTCCCGTCATCGGTGTCGGTCGAGAAGATCTGGATGTCGCTCATGTGTCCCCCAGGCGGCGATCCGGATGATTCGCGTCAGCGCCAACGCGTTGACCATGGGGACACTGACACAATGACAGCGAGTGAGTCCACCTGTGACTCGCGTCGCCGGACGCTCGGCGCGGTAGCCTCGCCGGTCGTGGAGCTGGACCCGGAGTTCGTCGACGCACCCCCGCAGCCCGACCCGTCGGCGCCGCCCGAGACGTTCCCGAGCGGGACGCACGCCGAGCGCGTGGCGACCGCCCGGCGGATGCGCGCGGCGGACACCGGGCAGTTCGGGCCCGTACCGGCGCCGGGGGTCGAGCGCGCCGAGCTGTCCGTGCCGACCCGGGCCGGCTCGATCGCCGCCCGCCTCTACCGGCCGCACGGCGCCGCCCTCGGAGCGGGGTTCGCCGTCTGGGTGCACGGCGGCGGGTTCGTGCTCGGTGACCTCGACACGGCCGAGCACACGGCGGCCGAGCTCGCCCGGTGCTCGGGGCTGCCGGTCGTCAGCCTCGACTACCGGCGCGCGCCCGAGCACCCGTTCCCGGCGGCCGTCGAGGACGCGCAGGACGCCGTGACCTGGCTGACCGGGGAGGGTGGCGCCGGGCTGGGCCTGAGCGGGCCGTACGCGGTCGCGGGGGACTCCGCGGGCGCGTCGACGGCGCTCGCGGTGTGCCAGCTCGCGGTGCGCGGCGCGGCCCCGCGGCCGGCGTTCGCGCTGCTCGCGTACCCCGACGTGGACCACGTGACGACGCGCGCCGACGAGCCCGACGAGATCGGCCTGCTGTTCGAGCGGTCGTACCTGCCCGACGACGCCGTGCGCACGGACCCGCTGGTCTCGCCGGTGCTCGCGCCGCCGGAGGTGCTGGCGGCGCTGCCGCCGAGCCTGCTGCTCATCGCGGAGCGTGACGGGTTCCGGGCCGGCGAGGAGCGGTTCGCCGAGCGGGTGCGCGCGGCGGGCGGCCCGCTGACGGTGCTCACGGCCGGCGGGATGCCGCACGGGTTCCTCGACCAGACGTGGCGCTCGCCGGTGGCTCGCACGCACGCCGTCGCGGCGTTCGGCCTGGTCGGCGCGGCGGTGCGGGAAGCCGCGGCGGCGGACGCCGGCTGACGCGCGGGCCGGGGCAGGCGCGACGGCGGCCGGCCGGGACCCGCGCGTCCCGGCCGGCCGCCGTCGGTGCCCCCTGCGGCTACAGGCTCCCGGCCCCGATGCGCTCGGCGATGTCGTCGGCCGTCAGCCAGCCCGACGTGAGCGCGAAGCCGTTCGCCGACCCGGGGATCGGCAGGCTGTACGACTCACCGAACAGGCCGCCGGCGTCGCACCCCACGCTGTACAGGCCGGGGATGGGCCGGCCGTCCGCGTCGAGGCACCGCATCCGGTCGTCGATCCGGATCGCGCCCATCGTGACCATGATCCCGGTCTCCATCTTCACCGCGTAGAACGGCGGCGTCGTGACCGGGAGCAGGAACTTCGCGGCCTTGTGGAACCGGCTGTCGACGCCGTCCTCGCAGGCGGCGTTGTACGCGTCGACCTCGGTGCGCAGCACGGCGGGGTCGACGCCCATCGCGGTCGCGAGGTCCTCGATCGTGTCCGCGCCGACGACGTTGGTGCGCGCGGGGTCGGTGGCGTCGGCCGCGATCTCGTCGGGCAGGCCGACCAGCTTCTCGCCGTTGCGCACGTAGATGCCGAGCCCGACCTCGTTGCCGTCCTCGACGAGGTGGCGCACGGTGCCGGAGTCGAAGACCGACCAGAACATCGCACCCGGCAGGCCTGCGACCACGTCGCCGGCGTTGCCGAAGCTGAGGGCCACCGCCTCGTCCGTGAAGCGGCGACCGTGCGCGTCGACCCAGAAGTACGGCTGGAACGCCGCGGCGTTGGTCTGGCTGGTGATCGCCTTGTCCCGCATGAACGGGAACAGCAGCAGCGTCCCGATCGACCGGTGCTCGGTGCCGCCCGCCTCGAGGACCATCCGCAGGCCGTCGCCGGTGTTGCCGGGGCCGCCGACGTTGATGAGCTTCTCACCCAGCGCGTCGTAGCGCGTGTAGCGGTCGACGAGCTCCGGGTTGGCCGCATAGCCGCCCGTCGCGACGACGACGGCCCGGGCGCCCAGCCGCACCGGGGCACCGTCCGCGTCCGTGGCGGTCACGCCGACCACCCGTCCCGACTCGTCCTGCAGCAGCGACGTCGCGCTGGTCCCGAGGAACACGTCGACCCCGCGGTGACGCGCATCGGCCTCGAGCAGCTCGATGAGGTGGGCCACCTCGCCCTCGGGCAGGTGCCATGTCACGAGCTCGCCGGGCTGGTCGACCGCGGTCACGGTGACGTCCTCGTAGACGGCGCCCTCCTCGTCCCGCATCTTGACGATCGTCGTGGCCGCGTTCTCCACGAACCGGGAGACGATCGACGCGTCGGCCCGCCAGTGCGAGTAGTCCAGGTAGGTGTCGAACGCCTGCGTCTTCGTGACCGTGATGCCCCGCTTGGCCTGCTCGTCGGACTCGAACGCCGCGTGCCCCTCCGCGAAGGCCGAGCTGCCGCCGGTGTGCTCCTCCTTCTCCAGCAGGGCGCACGTCAGGCCGTCCTTGGCGGCCTGCACCGCGCACGACAGGCCCGATGCACCCCCGCCGATGACGACGACGTCGTAGCGGGAGTCGAACTGCTCGCTCATGATGCTCTCCTGATCCGGACTCGTGACTGCTTCACCGCTGCAGTGCCGTGATGAGTGCCGGCACCACCTCGTACAGGTCGCCCACGGCGCCGTAGTCGGCGACGCGGAAGATGCGGGCGGCCCGGTCCTGGTCCACGGCGGCGACGACCTTCGCGCCGCGGACCCCCTCCAGGTGCTGGGGCGCCCCGGAGATGCCGACCGCGAGGTACAGCCGGGGCGCGATGTGCCGACCCGACCGGCCGACGTAGCGGGACCGGTCCAGCCACCCGCGGTCGTCCGCCACCGGCATGGAGCACGCCAGCTCGGCGCCGAGGGCGTCCGCGAGCCGCTCGATGAGCGCGACGTCGTCGCGGGAGCGCACGCCGCGGCCGAAGGCGACGACCACGCGGGCGTCCTCCAGTCCGCCGGCCGGCTCCGCGGACGGGACCGTGCTCAGCGTCATGGCCGCCGGCGCGGCCGCGAGGGGCCGGACGGTCCCGGGCGACAGCGCAGTCGCAGCACCCTCGTCCTCGTCCTCGGCCGCGACGTCGACGACCAGGGCGAGCGGGGCGGGGGAGTCCACGGTCTCGACGACGGCCCCGTCGAGCAGTGCGCGCCGGACCGTCCACGCCGGCGCGACGGCGCCCGTCCCGCCGCCTCCCGCTGCGCCCGTGGCCACGGCCACCGGCACGACGTCGACCGCGCCGGTGAGCAGCCGGGCACCGACGAGCGCCGCGGCGGCGCCGAGGAGGACGCGGGAGGCGGGATGGCCGGTGCCCACGAGCAGTGCCGGCTGCTCGGCGGCGACCTGCACGGCGAGCGCCCCCGCGTACGCCTCGGCGGGCGTCCCGGTCCCGGGCTCGACCCACAGCACCGGGACCCCGGCCGCCGCGACGGCGTCCGCGAGCGGGCGCGGGCCCACGACGACGGCGCTGACCTCGGACCGCGCCCCCCGCGCGACGCGCAGCGCCGCCCGCCAGCCTGCGTCCGCGACGACCAGCCACGCGCCGCCCTCGCGGGCACCGGCGGGGCCGCGGGCGTCGCCCGGTCCGGCGCTCACAGCGCGCCTCCTGCCCGCAGGGCCGCCACGAGCTGCGCCGCCACCTCGTCGGGAGGGCCCTCGAAGACGTGCGTCGGCGCGGTCGGCGGCAGGTCGGTCCCGCGGCTCGTCACGTCCTCGACACCCGCGCCGATCTGCGCGAGCGTCAGGGGGGTCACGGGCCGCCGCCGTGCCGCGAGCAGCTCCTTCATGCCGGGGACGCGGTGGGTCCCGGACTCGGCGGCGACCCCCAGCACGAGGGGCGGCGCGGCGGTGATCGTCTCGGTGCCGGACGGCGACCGGCGGGTGGCGCGCACCCGCGCGGGGGCACCCACGGCGTCGGCGGTCTCGGCGCTCGCGGCCGTGACACCGAGCACGGCGGGCCATCCGAGCAGACCGGCGAGCGCTGCCGGGACACCGGCGTGCTCCGCCGCATCCCCGACGACGACCACGTCCACCTCGTCGATCGCGCGGACGGCTGCCGCGAGGATCCCGGCTGTCGCCGCGTCGTCGGTGAGCAGGGGCGCGTCCCCGACGCACCACGTCGACCCGACCCCGCGGGCGAGGACCCAGCTGGCGTCCCCCTCACCCAGGGTCAGGCCCGTGACCTCCCCGCCGGTGTCCTCGGCGAGCTGCCGCGCGACCGCGAGCGCCGCCGGGTCGTCCTCGCCCGGGGCGGTCCTCGCGCCACGCCAGTCCACGGACCCGTCGGCACGGACGCTCGCGGCTCCCGTGTCGCGAGCCCACGAGTACACGATCACCACACGCACGCCGGACCTCCTCGTCGACCGGGCGCACGGCGACGTCCGGGTGCAGGGACGGCGTCGTGCGGCGCACGCCCCCGCGCGGTTCCACGATCTCGCCGCGCCGCCCTCGGTCACCAGCACCGACCGGTCCGGCCGGGGCGACCGATCGGCTACCCCCGGGGGGTAGGTGTCACGGCACGAGGCCCTGGCGGACGCTGTACACGGCGACCTGGACACGGTTGCGGACGTGGAGCTTGTCCATGACGCGCCCCAGATGCTTCTTCACGGTCGTCTCGCCCAGGTGCAGGTCGCGGGCGATCTCCTCGTTGGACAGGCCGTCGACCAGCAGCCGGAGCACGTCCAGCTCCCGCGGCGTGAGCGTGTCGCAGACCCGCGGACCGGGGTCGTGGCCGACGGGGCTGCCGGTGAGCTCGGCGAGCACCTGGGCGGCCAGCGCGCTGGACAGGGCGGTCTCGCCGCGCATGACGGCCGCGAGGTAGTCGTGCAGCCGGTGCGCCGGCTCGTCCTTGATGACGTACCCGTCCGCCCCGCTGCGCAGCGCCTGGTAGACGTCCTCCCCGAGCCGCGACATCGTCAGCATGACGACCTTGACCGACGGGTCCTCGGCGCAGATGCGCGCGGTCGCCTCGACGCCACCCACCGGCTCCATGCGCACGTCCATCAGCACCAGCCGCGGGTGCAGGCAGCGCGCCAGGCTGATCGCCTCCGCCCCGTCGGCCGCGGTGCCGACGACCTCGAAGTCCGGCCACCGGCCGATCAGCGACGTCAGGCCGTCCCGGAACAGCGCGTGGTCGTCGGCCACGAGGACACCGGTCGCCTGCTCCACGGGACTCAGATCCTCTCCCGCACGTCGACTCCGGGGCCGCCGACCACACGGCCGGCCGGGTCCAGCGGCGCCTCCGCGACGACCAGCGTGCCGCCGCCGCGGACGGACACCAGGGACAGCGAGCCGCCGACCTGCTCCATCCGCTCGCGCATGATGGACAGGCCGAGCCGCGAGTCCGGCACGCTCGCCGGGTCGAACCCGGCGCCGTCGTCCTGGACCTCCAGCCGCACCCGCGTGCCGGACGCCAGCAGCCGCACGGCCACCGCCTTGGCGGACGCGTGCAGGTGGCAGTTCGACAGCGACTCCTGGAGCACCCGCAGCAGCTGGGCCGCCACGGCCACCGGCACGCGATCGGCGGCTGCCGTGTCGGGGCAGACGAGGTGTGTGCGGATCTGCAGCTCCGTGCTGAACGTGTCGAGGTGCGCCCGCACCGTCTCGAGCAGCCGCCGGGCGCCCAGCCCCGCGTCCGCGCGCAGCCCCAGCATCTGGTGACGCAGGTTCCGCTGCAGGCTGCCCACGGCCCGTCGCAGAGCCTCCACGTCCTGCGCGAGCAGCTCGGAGCCGGTCTCCGCGTCCAGCCGGACGGCCTCCACCTGCATGCCGAGCGCGGCGGTCTGCTGCGCGAGGTCCACGTGGAGCTCGTCGCTGAGACGCCGCCGTTCCTGCAGGGCGCCGAGCTCCTGCTCCCGTTCCCCGGCCTGCCAGCGGTACAGGGCGTTGCCCATGATCCGGCCGGCGACCGCCAGGAACGCCCGGACGTCCTCGGCCAGGCGGTACTCACCGTCGAACGCCAGCAGCACCGCCCCCAGGTGGCGCCCGTCGGCGTGGATCGGCGCCACGATCCCGGACGTCCCGAACCAGGCCCGGAAGTCCTCGGGCAGGACCTGCCACGACGCGTGGTCCAGGTGGTCGGCCGCGGACACCGGCCACTCCTCGGTGTTGATCCACGGGGCGCGCAGGTGCTGGTACGCCGGCATCGTCCGGAAGTCGTCGCCCAGGACGCGGCGCTGCGCCTGGTCGGCGACCAGCTCCAGCCGCGTGCCGGTCCGGTCGAGCAGGAAGACCGGGGACAGCCGCGCGCCGACGACCTCCCGCAGCACCTCCGCCGCGCCGGCCAGCCGGTCCGCCCGGTCGCCGGGCGCGGCCAGCACCTCGTCGACCCGGACCAGCCGCGTCAGGAGCGCCACCACGTCGGCGTCGTGCACACTCCCGAGCGTAGGGAGGCGCCGCCGGGCCGCCAGGGACCGTGGACCCACACCGGCGGTCCCGGGACGGCGCCGTCGGCGATACTGGGCCGGACGCCCGAGGAGGACCCCATGCCGCGGCACGACATCTTCGCCACCAGCCTCGCCAGCATCTACCCGCACTACGTCGCCAAGGCGGAGCGCAAGGGCCGGACGCAGGCCGAGGTCGACCAGGTCATCACGTGGCTGACGGGTTACGACGACGCCGGGCTGCGCCGCGTGCTCGACGACGGCACCGACCTGCGGACGTTCTTCGCGCAGGCGCCCGCCATGAACCCGAACGCCGGGCTCATCACCGGGGTCATCTGCGGGTACCGGGTCGAGGAGATCGAGGACCCGCTGATGCAGCAGATCCGGTGGATGGACAAGCTGGTCGACGAGGTGGGGCGCGGCAAGAAGATGACGTCGATCCTGCGCGGGAGCGACGCGACCGTCTGAGCGCTCCGGTGGACGCGCTCAGGCCCGGGGGATGTACCGGCCGAGGTGCTCCCTCAGCGGTGCGTCGCACACGTACACGAGCGTCCCCCGCATGCCTCGGGTCAGCAGGACGGCGTAGATGTTCGTGACGAACTCCAGGAGCTCGTCATCCGTGTACGTCTTGCCGAGCGTCGGGTTGTTCTCCTTGCCCTTGGTGTCGAAGTAGTTCGACCGGTCGAACACGAGTCGCTCGCGCACCGGGTCGAAGCGCAGATCGGGCCCGATGATCACGCCGGCCACGTTGAGGTCGTACCCCTGCACGGTGTGGACGGATCCGACTTCGTCGACGGACCCTGGCGAGCTGATCCAGTCCCGTGCGGCGCTGTTCCACCGGAGCTGGAGGCCGCCGATGCTGATGTCGTAGGCAGCACGGTCGTGGCGCGAGCGCCACGGCCAGGCGTAGCCGGCGACCAGCCGCGCGAGGCCGTGAGCACGCTCCGCAGCAGCGAGCCGCTCTCTCATCGCGGCGATGTCGTCGTACATGGCGAACTCGTAGTCGCCGAATGTCTGCGGTGCGACGAAGGGCGTGCTGCCCGGGCGCAGCAGGGCGCGGACGTACTCGATGTAGTCGCTCCCGCCTGCGAGCCGCATCTGCGATCGGAGGTGGAAGCGGCGGTCGAACGACGCCTCCGTCACCAGGCGCTCAAGCCGTTCCCTGGGCAGGTCGGCGGGCCGGACGCGCTGTGCTGCGTCGACCAGGAAGAGCCGGTGATCGCTCTGCGCCACGATCCAGTCGAGCTGCGTCAGCTGCAGGTCGTCCTCTCCGAAGAGCCGCCGGTTGATCGCGGGGAACTTCGCGTTGAGCACGCCCGTGGCCTGGTTGGCGCGCTGGTTGAGACGGTGCGTCTCGTCGACGATGAGCAGGTCGAACCGATCCCGCGACTCCCCGACCTGGAACGGGGTGAGGACCATCGACGGGCTCAGGCCGGGCGTCCGGGCGAAGACCTTCTCGATCGTCCTGCGGAGAGACTGCTGGGGGACGACCAGCGCGATGCGGAAGTCGCGAAGCAGACGGGCGTTCTCCGGAGTGAAGTACTCGGCGAAGACGGAGTCCGACACCGGGTCTTCCGTCGGCTCCCAGCGCGCGATGTCGCGCAGGAGCTTGATGAGGTAGATCGCCACGACCGTTTTGCCCGTTCCCGGGTCTCCCTGGACGACGGAGGTGCTGTGCGTCCCCGCACCGATGTCGGCGAAGAGTCCGTCCAGCAGCGACTCCAGCGCGATCGCCTGGTCCGCATTCAGCGCCTTGAACGGCGACAGCTTGAACAGGTCGCTGTTCTCGATCTCCGGGACCGACCGCTCGAAGAGGCCTGCCTCCCGCAACTCGTCGGCGATCTCCGCGAAGGCGGCACGGTAGGCATCGCGATCGAAGTAGTCGGCGTCCGTGACGCCCTCGTTGCGGTTGAGCACGCGGAACTTGCCGTCACCCGCGAACAGGCGGATCAGGTACGACTCGAGGTCGAGGCACGCCGACTTGTTGAACGTCTCGTCGATGACGACGCGGGCCTCGGCCAAGTGCTGGCGGTCGGGATTCTCCAGGTGCTGCTTCAAGCGGGTCGCGACGCTCAGCGACTCGCCGACGTACACCTCGCCCGCGCCGTCCAGGGCGTAGACGACCGGCCAGTTCGCAAAGCGCGGATCGACGTCCCTGAGCAGGCGGACGTGCGCCTGCGTGAACGGGAAGCGGTGGACCCTAGAGCTGGTCATACTTCGTGCTCCGCCCGCGAGCCTTCTCGACCGGGTACTTCTGCCGGGTCGTCGCGAGCTTGGACAGGACGATGTCGCCCGGGTCGACTCCTAGCTTGTCGGCGAGGAGGTACGCGTAGGTCAGGACATCCGCGAGCTCGGCAATGACCCGCTCACGGTCGGACGCCTCGTCCCACTGGAAGCACTCGAGCAGCTCCGCCGCCTCGATGGAGATGCTCTTCGCCAGGTTCTCGGGGGTGTGGAACTGGGCCCATTCGCGCTCGGCCACGAATGCACGGATCGCTTCGAGAACGTCGCGGTGCGGCATGGGACAACGGTAGGGGACGTCGGGGGTGCGGCAGGCGGTTCGGGATACGCGCCTCCGGTGGACGCGCCCGCCGCGCCCCGGCGAGGATGGCGGCCATGACCGAGACCGTCGCCGTCACGGGTGCCCTGGGCAAGGTGGGCCGGGCCGTCGTGCGGGACCTGCTGGACCACGGCTACGCCGTCCACGCCACCGACGCGCAGGGGCCGTTCGGCGAGCGCGCCGGGCTGGGTGTCGACGTGATGCGCGCCGAGCTGACCGACTACGGGCAGGCGGTGGAGGCGCTCGCGGGCTGCACGGCCGTGGTGCACCTGGCGAACATCCCGCAGCCGGGCATGGAGTCCGATCCGGAGACGCTGAGCCGCAACCTCGCGGCGAACGGCAACGTGTTCCTGGCCGCGCAGCGGCTGGGGCTGCGCAAGGTGGTGTGGGCGTCGAGCGAGACCACGCTGGGCCTGCCGTTCGACGTGCCGCCGCGGTACGCGCCGGTGGACGAGGACCACTTCCCGTACCCGACGTCGACGTACGCGCTGTCGAAGGTGCTGAGCGAGGACCTCGCGGCGCAGGTCGCGCAGTGGTCGGGCATCCCGTTCGTCGGGCTGCGGTTCTCGAACGTCTTCCCGCCCGAGGCGTACGCCCGGGTCCCCGCCTTCCACGGCGACCCCGCCCTGCGGCGGTGGAACCTGTGGGGCTACATCGACGCGCGCGACGCGGCGGCGTCCTGCCGGCTCGCGCTGGAGGCCACGACGTCCGGCTCCCGGAACGTCATCATCGCGGCGGCCGACACGATCATGGACACCCCGTCCTCCGAGCTGCTGGCCGCGGAGTTCCCCGACGTGCCGGTGCGGCGGGACCTCGGCACGTACGAGACGCTGCTCGCGATCGACGCGGCGCGCGAGCTCATCGGGTTCGAGCCGCAGCACTCGTGGCGCGACGAGGTCGGGTCGCCGCGCCCGTAGCATCGCAGCGTGCCCACGCCTGACTTCGTCCTGGACCTGCGCGAGAAGATCGGCCACGACCTGCTGTGGCTGTCCGGTGTGAGCGCGGTGGTCGTGCGCCCGGTGGTCGGCGGTGCGCCCGGTGCCGAGGAGATCCTGCTGGTGCGGCGCGCCGACAACGGGGCGTGGACGCCCGTCACCGGGATCATCGACCCGGGGGAGGAGCCGGCGGTCGCGGGTGCGCGCGAGGTCCTCGAGGAGACCGAGGTGGTCGCGGTCGCCGAGCGCCTGGCGTGGGTGCACTCCCTGCCGCCGATGACGTACGCGAACGGCGACCGCTCGCAGTACCTGGACCTGACGTTCCGGTTCCGCTGGGTCTCGGGGGAGCCGGGGCCGGGCGACGGCGAGAACTCCGAGGCGCGGTGGTTCCCGCTCGACGCCCTGCCGGAGATGTCCGCGGAGATGCACGCGCGCATCGCCCACGCGCTGTCGCCGGAGACGTCCGCGCGGTTCGCGGTCTGACCGCCCCGCACGTCGGGCTGCGCCGGTAGGGTCGCGGGCATGCAGGTGAGACCGTTCTCGACGTGCGACCTGGCGGGCATGTACCGCGTGTGCCTGCTCACCGGCGACTCCGGCGGCGACGGGACCCGGTTCTACCGCGACCCGGACCTGCTCGGCCACGTGTA is a window encoding:
- a CDS encoding response regulator transcription factor, whose protein sequence is MEQATGVLVADDHALFRDGLTSLIGRWPDFEVVGTAADGAEAISLARCLHPRLVLMDVRMEPVGGVEATARICAEDPSVKVVMLTMSRLGEDVYQALRSGADGYVIKDEPAHRLHDYLAAVMRGETALSSALAAQVLAELTGSPVGHDPGPRVCDTLTPRELDVLRLLVDGLSNEEIARDLHLGETTVKKHLGRVMDKLHVRNRVQVAVYSVRQGLVP
- a CDS encoding electron transfer flavoprotein subunit alpha/FixB family protein, translated to MSAGPGDARGPAGAREGGAWLVVADAGWRAALRVARGARSEVSAVVVGPRPLADAVAAAGVPVLWVEPGTGTPAEAYAGALAVQVAAEQPALLVGTGHPASRVLLGAAAALVGARLLTGAVDVVPVAVATGAAGGGGTGAVAPAWTVRRALLDGAVVETVDSPAPLALVVDVAAEDEDEGAATALSPGTVRPLAAAPAAMTLSTVPSAEPAGGLEDARVVVAFGRGVRSRDDVALIERLADALGAELACSMPVADDRGWLDRSRYVGRSGRHIAPRLYLAVGISGAPQHLEGVRGAKVVAAVDQDRAARIFRVADYGAVGDLYEVVPALITALQR
- a CDS encoding DUF2200 domain-containing protein is translated as MPRHDIFATSLASIYPHYVAKAERKGRTQAEVDQVITWLTGYDDAGLRRVLDDGTDLRTFFAQAPAMNPNAGLITGVICGYRVEEIEDPLMQQIRWMDKLVDEVGRGKKMTSILRGSDATV
- a CDS encoding alpha/beta hydrolase fold domain-containing protein, whose protein sequence is MELDPEFVDAPPQPDPSAPPETFPSGTHAERVATARRMRAADTGQFGPVPAPGVERAELSVPTRAGSIAARLYRPHGAALGAGFAVWVHGGGFVLGDLDTAEHTAAELARCSGLPVVSLDYRRAPEHPFPAAVEDAQDAVTWLTGEGGAGLGLSGPYAVAGDSAGASTALAVCQLAVRGAAPRPAFALLAYPDVDHVTTRADEPDEIGLLFERSYLPDDAVRTDPLVSPVLAPPEVLAALPPSLLLIAERDGFRAGEERFAERVRAAGGPLTVLTAGGMPHGFLDQTWRSPVARTHAVAAFGLVGAAVREAAAADAG
- a CDS encoding NAD(P)-dependent oxidoreductase — translated: MTETVAVTGALGKVGRAVVRDLLDHGYAVHATDAQGPFGERAGLGVDVMRAELTDYGQAVEALAGCTAVVHLANIPQPGMESDPETLSRNLAANGNVFLAAQRLGLRKVVWASSETTLGLPFDVPPRYAPVDEDHFPYPTSTYALSKVLSEDLAAQVAQWSGIPFVGLRFSNVFPPEAYARVPAFHGDPALRRWNLWGYIDARDAAASCRLALEATTSGSRNVIIAAADTIMDTPSSELLAAEFPDVPVRRDLGTYETLLAIDAARELIGFEPQHSWRDEVGSPRP
- a CDS encoding FAD-dependent oxidoreductase; protein product: MSEQFDSRYDVVVIGGGASGLSCAVQAAKDGLTCALLEKEEHTGGSSAFAEGHAAFESDEQAKRGITVTKTQAFDTYLDYSHWRADASIVSRFVENAATTIVKMRDEEGAVYEDVTVTAVDQPGELVTWHLPEGEVAHLIELLEADARHRGVDVFLGTSATSLLQDESGRVVGVTATDADGAPVRLGARAVVVATGGYAANPELVDRYTRYDALGEKLINVGGPGNTGDGLRMVLEAGGTEHRSIGTLLLFPFMRDKAITSQTNAAAFQPYFWVDAHGRRFTDEAVALSFGNAGDVVAGLPGAMFWSVFDSGTVRHLVEDGNEVGLGIYVRNGEKLVGLPDEIAADATDPARTNVVGADTIEDLATAMGVDPAVLRTEVDAYNAACEDGVDSRFHKAAKFLLPVTTPPFYAVKMETGIMVTMGAIRIDDRMRCLDADGRPIPGLYSVGCDAGGLFGESYSLPIPGSANGFALTSGWLTADDIAERIGAGSL
- a CDS encoding sensor histidine kinase — protein: MHDADVVALLTRLVRVDEVLAAPGDRADRLAGAAEVLREVVGARLSPVFLLDRTGTRLELVADQAQRRVLGDDFRTMPAYQHLRAPWINTEEWPVSAADHLDHASWQVLPEDFRAWFGTSGIVAPIHADGRHLGAVLLAFDGEYRLAEDVRAFLAVAGRIMGNALYRWQAGEREQELGALQERRRLSDELHVDLAQQTAALGMQVEAVRLDAETGSELLAQDVEALRRAVGSLQRNLRHQMLGLRADAGLGARRLLETVRAHLDTFSTELQIRTHLVCPDTAAADRVPVAVAAQLLRVLQESLSNCHLHASAKAVAVRLLASGTRVRLEVQDDGAGFDPASVPDSRLGLSIMRERMEQVGGSLSLVSVRGGGTLVVAEAPLDPAGRVVGGPGVDVRERI
- a CDS encoding DUF2075 domain-containing protein; this translates as MTSSRVHRFPFTQAHVRLLRDVDPRFANWPVVYALDGAGEVYVGESLSVATRLKQHLENPDRQHLAEARVVIDETFNKSACLDLESYLIRLFAGDGKFRVLNRNEGVTDADYFDRDAYRAAFAEIADELREAGLFERSVPEIENSDLFKLSPFKALNADQAIALESLLDGLFADIGAGTHSTSVVQGDPGTGKTVVAIYLIKLLRDIARWEPTEDPVSDSVFAEYFTPENARLLRDFRIALVVPQQSLRRTIEKVFARTPGLSPSMVLTPFQVGESRDRFDLLIVDETHRLNQRANQATGVLNAKFPAINRRLFGEDDLQLTQLDWIVAQSDHRLFLVDAAQRVRPADLPRERLERLVTEASFDRRFHLRSQMRLAGGSDYIEYVRALLRPGSTPFVAPQTFGDYEFAMYDDIAAMRERLAAAERAHGLARLVAGYAWPWRSRHDRAAYDISIGGLQLRWNSAARDWISSPGSVDEVGSVHTVQGYDLNVAGVIIGPDLRFDPVRERLVFDRSNYFDTKGKENNPTLGKTYTDDELLEFVTNIYAVLLTRGMRGTLVYVCDAPLREHLGRYIPRA
- a CDS encoding nucleotide pyrophosphohydrolase; translation: MPHRDVLEAIRAFVAEREWAQFHTPENLAKSISIEAAELLECFQWDEASDRERVIAELADVLTYAYLLADKLGVDPGDIVLSKLATTRQKYPVEKARGRSTKYDQL